From the Lolium rigidum isolate FL_2022 chromosome 2, APGP_CSIRO_Lrig_0.1, whole genome shotgun sequence genome, one window contains:
- the LOC124692628 gene encoding bidirectional sugar transporter SWEET4-like, protein MVSADTIRTVIGIIGNGTALVLFLSPVPTFYRIWKKKTVEQYSAVPYLATLLNCMMWVLYGLPLVHPHSMLVITINGTGMAIELTYIALFLAYSAGADRRRVLLILVAEIAFVAAVAALVLSLAHTHDGRSMVVGILCVVFGTGMYAAPLSVMKMVIQTKSVEYMPLFLSLASLVNGVFWTAYALIKFDLYMTIPNGLGVLFAVGQVVLYAIYYKSTQQILEARKRKADQIPMTEVVVDGKNGNAAAGNGRY, encoded by the exons ATGGTGTCAGCGGACACCATCCGCACGGTGATCGGGATCATAG GCAATGGAACCGCCCTGGTGCTCTTTCTATCCCCAGT GCCGACCTTCTACCGCATCTGGAAGAAGAAGACGGTGGAGCAGTACTCGGCGGTGCCGTACCTGGCCACGCTGCTCAACTGCATGATGTGGGTGCTCTACGGCCTGCCGCTGGTGCACCCGCACAGCATGCTCGTCATCACCATCAACGGCACCGGCATGGCCATCGAGCTCACCTACATCGCGCTCTTCCTCGCCTACTCCGCCGGCGCCGACCGGCGCAGggtcctcctcatcctcgtcgCGGAGATCGcgttcgtcgccgccgtcgccgcgctcgTCCTCAGCCTCGCCCACACGCACGACGGCAGGTCCATGGTCGTCGGCATCCTCTGCGTCGTCTTCGGAACCGGCATGTACGCCGCGCCGCTCTCCGTCATG AAAATGGTGATCCAGACCAAGAGCGTGGAGTACATGCCCCTGTTTCTGTCCCTGGCGTCCCTCGTCAACGGCGTCTTCTGGACCGCCTACGCCCTCATCAAGTTCGACCTCTACATGACA ATCCCCAACGGGCTGGGCGTCCTCTTCGCAGTGGGGCAGGTGGTCCTCTACGCCATCTACTACAAGTCCACGCAGCAAATCCTCGAGGCCCGCAAGCGCAAGGCCGATCAGATCCCCATGACCGAGGTCGTCGTCGACGGGAAGAACGGCAACGCCGCCGCTGGCAACGGCCGCTACTAG